Proteins encoded by one window of Tunturibacter psychrotolerans:
- a CDS encoding arylsulfatase, which yields MKIIFSVFSLVMGAIFALPTSAQEVLPFAPAPSASTAGLTMQDSTYKNRVGTKHLRSDAPNILIILMDDVGPGQASTYGGEINTPTLSRIAHAGISYNAFHSTAMCSPTRGALLTGRNHTRIGNGQIAELANDFDGFSGRIPKSAATVAEVLKDYGYNTGAWGKWHNTPTLETTSKGPFEYWPSGYGFEYFYGFLAGEASQYEPRLVRNTTILDPHEYEHPGYHLSEDIATDAIKWLREQQAFSPDKPFLMYWAPGAAHGPHQVPKEWADKYKGKFDDGWDKYRERVFARQKEMGWIPKDTQLTPRPATLASWDSIPESEKPFQRRLMEVYAGFAEHADYNAGRVIDEIEKEGKLDNTIVIYIWGDNGASAEGQNGTISELLAQNGIPTTIQQHIKTLNDLGGLDVLGSAKTDNMYHAGWAWAGGTPYKSTKLVAAHFGGTRQPMAISWPAKIKHDDTPRPQFHHVIDIVPTIYDAVGITPPRVVNGVDQMSIDGVSMEYTFADATAKGRKETQFFDIMGSRGVYHDGWFAGTFGPRTPWVPGVPKGIANWNPDNDVWELYDLNKDWSQANDLAAKMPERVAYMKNLFLVEAAKNQNLPIGGGLWTIVLHPEDMISSPYKEWTFSGPIIGMPEFAAPKLGKYDNDVSMEVEVPENANGVLYALGGFSGGLSLYVKDGVLHYEYNLFELDRTQIKAKDKLPTGKVKIEVESRRVAPKPGAPLDVTLKVNGQVVAQGRVPITAALAFTANDCLDIGSDLGSPVSLDYFDQAPFAFNGKINTTRITYPKNEKLTSAPVATVD from the coding sequence ATGAAAATCATATTCTCCGTGTTCAGTCTCGTCATGGGTGCGATCTTCGCACTACCGACAAGTGCTCAGGAAGTCCTGCCGTTCGCGCCTGCTCCGTCCGCCTCCACTGCAGGTCTGACGATGCAGGATTCCACCTACAAGAATCGTGTTGGGACGAAGCATCTACGCTCCGATGCGCCGAACATCCTCATCATCCTCATGGACGATGTCGGACCGGGTCAGGCCTCGACTTACGGCGGTGAGATCAACACTCCGACACTCTCGCGTATCGCGCACGCAGGAATCTCCTACAATGCCTTTCATTCCACAGCCATGTGCTCGCCTACCCGTGGAGCGTTGTTGACGGGGCGCAACCACACCCGCATCGGCAACGGGCAGATCGCCGAACTGGCCAACGACTTCGATGGCTTCAGCGGCAGAATTCCGAAGTCAGCCGCGACCGTCGCCGAAGTGCTGAAAGATTACGGCTACAACACCGGCGCCTGGGGTAAGTGGCATAACACGCCGACGCTCGAGACCACGTCGAAGGGGCCGTTTGAATATTGGCCCTCGGGCTATGGCTTCGAGTACTTCTACGGCTTCCTCGCGGGTGAGGCCTCGCAGTATGAGCCTCGCCTGGTGCGCAACACCACGATTCTTGACCCGCATGAGTATGAACATCCTGGTTACCATCTCTCCGAGGACATTGCGACGGACGCGATCAAATGGCTGCGCGAGCAGCAGGCTTTTTCGCCGGACAAGCCATTCCTGATGTACTGGGCGCCGGGCGCAGCGCATGGCCCTCACCAGGTTCCGAAAGAGTGGGCCGACAAATATAAGGGCAAGTTCGATGATGGCTGGGACAAGTATCGCGAGCGTGTCTTTGCGCGACAGAAGGAGATGGGCTGGATTCCGAAGGACACGCAGCTAACCCCGCGTCCTGCGACGCTCGCCTCATGGGATTCGATCCCGGAAAGTGAGAAGCCGTTCCAGCGCCGGTTGATGGAGGTCTACGCAGGCTTTGCAGAACACGCAGACTACAACGCCGGCCGCGTAATTGACGAAATCGAGAAGGAAGGAAAACTGGACAACACGATTGTCATCTACATCTGGGGCGACAATGGCGCGTCGGCTGAAGGGCAGAACGGCACTATCTCCGAGCTGCTCGCGCAGAACGGCATTCCGACCACGATCCAGCAGCACATCAAGACGCTGAATGATCTTGGTGGATTGGATGTGCTCGGTTCAGCGAAGACGGACAACATGTATCACGCGGGCTGGGCCTGGGCAGGCGGTACACCGTACAAATCCACCAAGCTGGTCGCCGCGCACTTCGGCGGCACACGCCAGCCCATGGCCATCTCCTGGCCGGCAAAGATCAAGCACGACGATACGCCCCGCCCGCAGTTCCATCACGTCATCGACATCGTACCGACGATCTATGACGCGGTTGGCATCACACCACCGCGCGTGGTCAATGGCGTAGACCAGATGTCGATCGACGGCGTGAGCATGGAGTACACGTTTGCCGATGCAACAGCGAAGGGGCGCAAGGAGACGCAGTTCTTCGACATCATGGGCAGCCGGGGTGTCTATCACGACGGATGGTTCGCCGGCACCTTCGGGCCTCGCACGCCGTGGGTCCCGGGTGTGCCCAAAGGCATCGCGAACTGGAACCCGGACAATGACGTGTGGGAGCTTTACGACCTCAATAAAGACTGGTCTCAGGCTAATGACCTCGCCGCGAAGATGCCAGAGCGTGTCGCTTACATGAAGAACCTGTTCCTGGTCGAAGCGGCGAAGAATCAGAATCTGCCCATCGGCGGCGGTCTGTGGACGATCGTGCTCCATCCGGAAGACATGATCTCCTCACCATACAAAGAGTGGACCTTCAGTGGCCCAATCATCGGAATGCCGGAGTTTGCCGCGCCGAAGCTTGGCAAATATGACAACGACGTCAGCATGGAAGTAGAAGTGCCCGAGAACGCCAACGGGGTGCTCTACGCCTTGGGCGGGTTTTCTGGTGGTCTCTCGCTCTATGTGAAGGACGGAGTCCTCCACTACGAATACAACCTCTTCGAGCTTGATCGGACGCAGATTAAGGCAAAAGACAAGCTCCCAACCGGCAAGGTAAAGATCGAAGTCGAGTCGAGGCGGGTAGCACCTAAGCCCGGCGCCCCGCTGGATGTCACGCTGAAGGTGAATGGTCAGGTCGTAGCGCAAGGCCGCGTGCCGATCACTGCGGCGCTCGCCTTCACGGCCAACGATTGCCTCGACATTGGCAGCGATCTCGGTTCGCCCGTGTCGCTGGATTACTTTGATCAGGCCCCCTTCGCATTCAACGGAAAGATCAACACGACGAGGATCACGTATCCGAAGAATGAAAAACTGACCTCCGCGCCAGTGGCTACGGTGGACTAA